From the Chloroflexota bacterium genome, one window contains:
- a CDS encoding cupin domain-containing protein, producing the protein MNSAPNTAAGASSARPVLVPAGEDRFNEQRGLGISTIAFKVSAQEGSDLFVLENTFRQKGGPARHLHHNQDEWFFVIEGAFVFEVGAERFVLQPGDSLLAPRRVPHVWAYTGGSALGRILVTFAPAGKMEAFFREVTKANAMPPQDPALWRAHDMELLGPPLAV; encoded by the coding sequence ATGAACAGCGCACCAAACACAGCAGCAGGCGCATCGTCTGCAAGACCGGTGCTGGTTCCGGCCGGCGAAGATCGGTTCAACGAACAGCGCGGGCTTGGCATTAGCACGATTGCCTTCAAGGTGTCCGCGCAGGAAGGCAGCGATCTTTTCGTGCTCGAGAACACCTTCCGCCAGAAAGGCGGTCCCGCCCGTCACCTGCACCACAACCAGGACGAATGGTTCTTCGTCATCGAGGGCGCGTTCGTTTTCGAAGTCGGCGCCGAGCGCTTCGTGTTGCAGCCGGGCGATTCACTGCTCGCGCCGCGCCGCGTGCCGCACGTCTGGGCCTATACGGGCGGTTCGGCGCTTGGCCGCATCCTCGTGACGTTTGCGCCGGCCGGGAAAATGGAGGCGTTCTTTCGCGAGGTCACCAAAGCCAACGCGATGCCGCCGCAGGACCCGGCGCTCTGGCGCGCCCACGACATGGAGTTGCTCGGGCCGCCGCTCGCCGTCTAG